The sequence below is a genomic window from Gossypium hirsutum isolate 1008001.06 chromosome A11, Gossypium_hirsutum_v2.1, whole genome shotgun sequence.
TGATACAGGGAGTGATCTTTTTTGGGTGCCATGTGATTGTACCAAATGTGCTCCAACTGAAGGAACTACTTATGCTTCTGTATGTTTTCTTCTTTTCGTTTTTTTCTCCCTTTATATTCTGATTATCTATGTTTTCTTCATGTTCCTGATGCATTTGAAAACGCTAAGACTATACCCCAACTTGTCCCCTCAAATGCAGCTCTTGTTTTGAATTTCACAGTTTATAGCAAAATTTTGCTCTCAGATCCTTTTCTGTTCATTCTAGAAGTCAAATCCAAATATGTAGTCCAAAGAAGTATAGTAGAACAATTTTCTTTTGTGTGTGTGTAAAGGGCAGGGTATCCCAAGCCACATTGGACTCGAGGTCCCTCTCAACAAGTGCGCTTCTCAAGGTTTGAACTTATGCTTTCACCCTTACGAGGGCAAGGCCGCTACCACCTCAACGGCTCAACCTACAGCTTGTTGGTATATTAGAACATTTAACCACATAAGGATTCTGTAATTTAACTACATTGAGTCAATGGGAAAAGTACTGCTGGGGCTTGCAGTTAACCAGCTAGTGTGGAGATCAGTTCTTACACTGGTTGTcctttgaatttatattaaactATGCATCTCCTTTGGAGGCTGGCAGGATTTTGAGCTTAGCATATACGACCCTAAAGGATCATCCACCAGCAAAAGAGTCACCTGCAACAGTAGCTTGTGTGCACACCGTAACCAATGTCTCGGCACGTTCAGTAGTTGTCCATACATAGTCTCTTACATGTCAGCTCAAACTTCTACTTCTGGGGTTCTACTGGAGGATGTTCTTCACCTAACAACTGAAGATGGTCATCCAGAATTGGTTGAGGCATATGTCACATTCGGGTAAGCTCTTGTAGTATGCAGCTTAACCATTTTGTATGCCTTATTCTGCCATCCTTCCCTTTTGCTGAAAGGCACTATGTAGGCCAATATTTGTTTCCCGAACGCTTTTCTAGGTTCAGATGAAAATGCAATATGAATTGTGCAGCTGTGGGCAGGTACAAAGCGGCTCATTCCTGGATGTTGGAGCTCCCAACGGTTTATTTGGGCTTGGCATGGAGAAGATAGCAGTTCCGAGCATTTTATCACAGGAAGGTTTGACAGCTAATTCTTTCTCCATGTGTTTTGGACACGATGGAATTGGAAGGATCAGTTTTGGAGACAAAGGTAGCCCTGACCAGGAAGAGACTCCTTTTAATCTTAACCCACCGCAGTAAGTGGTAATTTTCTTATTTACTTGATGCTTGATAAATAGTGAATTTAGATTGATGTATTAATGATGCTGATGGAACATTTTATGTTATTCTTTAACATCTAGTCATGATTTATGCTGCAGTCCAACCTATAACGTTACCATAACTCAAATTCGGGTGGGGACAGCTATAATTGTTGGTGATATTACAGCTCTTTTTGATTCTGGGACTTCGTTCACATACTTGGTTGACCCAACTTATTCAAACCTTGCAGAGAATGTACGTATTTTGCATGTTTAAAAACCAACAAAACTTGATGTCCCAACTTCAGTAACTTATGCTTTCCTACAGTCCCATTCTCAGGCACAAGATAGGCGCTGCCCAACTGATTCAAGGATCCCTTTTGAGTACTGTTATGACATGAGGTACATTCTTTAGTCTTGTTCATACACTGTCTTTCTCCATTAGGGGTTGAACTTGAATTCTGCACATCATCTTTTTCTCTTTGCATCATGCAGCCCGGAGGCAAATGCTACTTTAATACCCAGTATGAGTTTAAAAATGAAAGGTGGAAGTGACTTTCCAGTCTATGACCCGATCATTGTCATTTCTACTCAGGTAGGATCCTTCTCCTGGACTTCTTTCATTTCGTACATAGGGAGTGAAAATCGTGTTAAACACAATGATCTCTAATGATTTGCAGAGTAAACTTGTATACTTCTTGGCTGTCATCAGGAGTACGGAACTGAATATTATTGGACGTAAGTCTTGCATATAGCATGTGATTAATCGAGTGCTTCTGCTAGGTTATTAAGTTGGAACTGATTAAAAGGCAAGCCTCAGTTGTTCCTTTATTGCTCGACTGTATGAAGATAGGTGAATTAGCAATGTATTTCATGAGGTTCATTAATGCTCTTCCCTGTACACCGTAGATGATGTCACTAAGTTCCAATATTTTATATCTTTGCTTATTGGGCTGTTCTTTCGCTAAACAGAAAACCTTATGACTGGTTACCGAGTGATATTTGACCGAGAAAGATTTGTATTGGGCTGGACGAAGTATGATTGTAAGTGATGCTTTGCCTCTATGCTTTAGTAAGTTAGACCTTGTTTGCTTACGAAATTCAATGGCTTTCACGCAGGCTACGACGTTGAGGAAACTAATACATCTGAAGTAGAATCTTATGCCGTCTCCACACCTCCACCTGTTTCTGCCGGAATCCATAATTATTCTACCCCAGAATCAACTAGTAAAGATATCAGAAATACCGATTCTGGCAGTTGTGTTCCCTTGCGAACTTGCCATCTCCATATTTCTCTTCCGGCTTTCTTCGGAGTTGTCTCCATATACATGCATATGGCATATATGGCTTAGATGTCTATCTTGTTGTTGTCTTAAGGCACATATGGCAGACAGATTTAGCAAAGGATAGGGAACTGTTGATCATTGTCGAATTTTAGAACACCGAGTCCAAGACAGAGACAGTATCGTCACAGTTTTGCAGGAAAATAAAACCATGAATCAGTGTTGATCAGCGTATGATATGATATCATGGGGCAACCACTGAATTGAATATTCAAACAGTCCACAACTAGGGTAGATAGGAAATAGTTGGATAGAATTTGCAAGTCATCTCTCAATCAACTTGGTAAGGTCGTAACTCGAACCGCTTTTGCTTTGCAGCTCCATCTTGGAACCTTCCCTTTGAAAAATTCCacacttaaaatgataataataattaaaaacatgacGATAGTTTcttatcaaataattattatataaaaggaTTGCGTGCgacttaaataaattttcatataattgaCCGCATCCCAGTCTATGATATGGATTGGTTACCAACCTAAAGTAGAAGTGAAAGGTGGCTTTCTGGCTTT
It includes:
- the LOC107895649 gene encoding aspartyl protease family protein 1 isoform X2, giving the protein MIKRKMSSFTKTIFFLWVLSTKLCDGRIFTFKMHHLFSEPVKNWSNSTGKLSHWPAKGSFEYYAVLAHRDRLLRGRKLSDINATLSFSDGNSTFRISSLGFLHYTTVQLGTLGVKFMVALDTGSDLFWVPCDCTKCAPTEGTTYASDFELSIYDPKGSSTSKRVTCNSSLCAHRNQCLGTFSSCPYIVSYMSAQTSTSGVLLEDVLHLTTEDGHPELVEAYVTFGCGQVQSGSFLDVGAPNGLFGLGMEKIAVPSILSQEGLTANSFSMCFGHDGIGRISFGDKGSPDQEETPFNLNPPHPTYNVTITQIRVGTAIIVGDITALFDSGTSFTYLVDPTYSNLAENAQDRRCPTDSRIPFEYCYDMSPEANATLIPSMSLKMKGGSDFPVYDPIIVISTQSKLVYFLAVIRSTELNIIGQNLMTGYRVIFDRERFVLGWTKYDCYDVEETNTSEVESYAVSTPPPVSAGIHNYSTPESTSKDIRNTDSGSCVPLRTCHLHISLPAFFGVVSIYMHMAYMA
- the LOC107895649 gene encoding aspartyl protease family protein 1 isoform X1, coding for MIKRKMSSFTKTIFFLWVLSTKLCDGRIFTFKMHHLFSEPVKNWSNSTGKLSHWPAKGSFEYYAVLAHRDRLLRGRKLSDINATLSFSDGNSTFRISSLGFLHYTTVQLGTLGVKFMVALDTGSDLFWVPCDCTKCAPTEGTTYASDFELSIYDPKGSSTSKRVTCNSSLCAHRNQCLGTFSSCPYIVSYMSAQTSTSGVLLEDVLHLTTEDGHPELVEAYVTFGCGQVQSGSFLDVGAPNGLFGLGMEKIAVPSILSQEGLTANSFSMCFGHDGIGRISFGDKGSPDQEETPFNLNPPHPTYNVTITQIRVGTAIIVGDITALFDSGTSFTYLVDPTYSNLAENSHSQAQDRRCPTDSRIPFEYCYDMSPEANATLIPSMSLKMKGGSDFPVYDPIIVISTQSKLVYFLAVIRSTELNIIGQNLMTGYRVIFDRERFVLGWTKYDCYDVEETNTSEVESYAVSTPPPVSAGIHNYSTPESTSKDIRNTDSGSCVPLRTCHLHISLPAFFGVVSIYMHMAYMA